The genomic window TATAAATTTCAAGTTCTCCACCTTTTGTGGTTGTACACTTGCATGAAATAGTTGAATCAGGTCGACATTTGTCAAATACCTGAATTGTTAAAAATGGTTGTGAATGTTTATCAATCAAAGCAACTAAGAATGATGTTCTCTTCTAGTAAAACAGACAAAGAATTGTcacttgccaaaaaaaaaaaaaaagaaaagcttcATTAAGCATCCAGAAATAGTTTTACCACTTAAAATGTTAATTTCTTACCTTCACATGGTAATGCTCTTTTGCTGACTCAAAGTCAAATCCAATCGTAGGAACTAATCGCTGAATCTCTTCCATGTATTCATTAGGAAcatttgtataaaataatttatgcactTGATTCCGTGCATCTAATTTGGCAGCTGTAGCGTTTGTGATGGAGTTTAAGCAATCTGAAGGGTCTCTGCATCAcacagaaaaggaagaaaataaagtgAACCAAACAACAATGGACTTTTATTAATTTCCATAGCTAGCATTATGATTTTGTGATTCTTGGTTTTTATAATAAGTTTACTTTGTACACCTCATGAGGTCTCATGAAATTTGCTTCAACTAAATTTTATTGTCATAAATTCCACAGCATTCACATGTCATACGAAACATGCAGCCCAATTTACTCTACAATGCCACATGAATATGAACATAAGTAGAACACTAACAATCACCAAAGAGTCTAAATAGGCAAGAACAGGAATGATGTTTCTGGGATTCATATGCATGAATCATATTTCATCGACAGAATATTGAATAAAAAAGGAAgctttcataatttttctttgatCGATTTATTGTTCATGATTTTCATATTGACATCTTCCAAGCATGCTTTACAAGTTCATTGTGTTCATTATTACCactccttataattttaaatgatagaAACAGTTTACGTTTCAAATTTCTAAGACTTAGACATGGTGAAAAAGATTGCAACTGGGGGGTGGACAAGTTGAAtgatctttttctcctttttcttcctctAGATGGTGGTTCGCAGTATTGGTCCATACCAGGTGTACTGTCTCTTGCTAGTAGCGAACCGATACAAAGTACTGCCCCATACCGAAGTGCCGGTCCTAAGATCCAGAATGTATTGATACTGTACCAGTGCAGGGACCACAATGGTGATGCAAACCTTCCTTTGGATGGATTAAACTAATTATCTAGCACGAAATAAATGTCTATGTTGTCTATCATAATATTGTGTCAAGATACCTCCTTTGTCTGGTTTCCAATCAGCTCGAGTTGGCAGTACCATAACGGAAGTATGTGAGTTCAGAAAATACAAGAATTCAAGGAAAACGCACCAAAAACATATCAATATGTAGAGAAATTCAGTGACCATGTGTACACTTACACTTAAAAAAAGCAAACTTTCCTGGGGAAAAGAAATGAGAGGACCATACCCATGAAACAAAATTTTGCCAAAGCGAGCCACAAACGATAGCTTAATCTCCTCATTCTCAGAAGCGATCTCGTTCCTCGCACTCCCCGCACAAGCAAGGAGGTCCGGCAAGATCCTCTCCGCTATCGACGCCCACAGGCGCTCGTCGGCGGAGCCCACCGGTGGGTCCGCTCCGACGGTGAGGGCCAGAGGCTTCCCGCCGAATTTCTTCTCGATGATCTCGCACGATACGGGCTCCAAGTGGAAGGAAGCGGGGTTCAGGTCGCCTTCACCGGCGAGCCACCACCGGGAGATGGAGTGCGGGGCGTAGATGATCTTGGACGAGCGGTTGTGGGAGGAATTGGCGTTCTCCCGCCGACCCTGGCCGCCGGGCTTGGAGCCAAGGTGGAGGCCCCTCTTGAAGCTGGGGATGAGAGATTCCGGGACCGGCGACGGCTTCTCGGCATCCTTGGAGTGGCGCTTGTGGGGAGGGATGTAGGCCATGACGTTGAAACCCTGACCCCAGAGTTCGAATTTGGATGGAGCAAGAGACGAGAAGGAAGAGAGGCGGAAGGGGGTGGAAGGGAAAGTGAAAACACCACGCAGCAgcactaattaattattttcccAATAAAACCATGAACGCCGCATAGTGGTATCTTACAATTTACCCGAGCATATAACTGGGTAGTTTCCCTTCTATTTTTGATATGCTTGCCAAATACAAAGTTGgacacaaaaatttatttttcatttgcacatcattttgataataattttataatcaccaaaatatgattatttatttattatcatTGGACAGTAATATTTTCATCGAgtttttttcttaaataatataaaaaaaatatttatataaataattcaaaCTTTAACTTATCTATCAATTtgatgtaaaaataataaaatactattttgaatgacgttttatcgTCCACATCACCCACCCCTAATTTACACATAGATCAcgcgaaaaaaaaattaaaaatatcattttaaatggtgctTTTAAAAGTACCATTTAAAAtagtgttttctattttttttcaaaaaaataaaaaaaataagaaaaaaataaaatttataattttaaatttataaaaaaattataaataaataaaaattttaattttgaataaattttaaaatatcaaattttaaatttttaattcaaataaaagataattttaaattatttttttcttttcaaattaatttttttaaaaaatatttaaacaaaaatcttaaaaatttaaaaatttaaaaatatcatagaaaaagaaaaaatacaaaaaaaataaaaattataattttaaatttaaaaaaattaaaattttaattttaattcaaataaaaaatatcatttcaaattcttccctatttcaaattaatttttttaaaaaaaatgttcaaaaaaataaaaaaataaaaagtgccataaagaagtcaaaaattttaaaaaattgaaaaaaaataaaaattataatttaaaatttaaaagaaataaaatttttaattttaattaaaataaaaaatatcatttcaaattactttcttcatttcaaattaatttatttaaaaaatattttaaacaaataaaaaaatatcttaaaaaaatttcataaaaacagaaaaaataaaaaattagaaaaattttataattataattttaaatttaaaaaaattaaattttaatttaaatttaattttaataaaagaaaaaaatgccataaaaaagtgaaaaaaagaggaaaaaatgtgaaaaaaaattataaattaaaaattttaaaaaataagaattttaactttaattcaaataaaaaatattatttcaaattactttctccatttcaaattatttttttaaaaaaatatctgaagaaaagaaaaaaattggtgtaaaaaataaaaaacaccataaaaaagaaaaaagggaaaagaatagaattgaaaaaaaaagaattataattctaattcaaaaacaaaatttataattttgaattttaagaaataaaaattataattataattcaaataaaaaatatcatttcaaataactaaattaatttaaatttaattttttaaaaaatattctaaataaaggaaagaaatatttaaaaaataaaaattaaaaaaaatagcataaaaaattaaaatattttaaaaaataaaaaaaataaaattataatttttaatttaaaataataaaatttttaattttatttaaaataaaaaatatcattttaaattactttctctatttcaaattatttttttaaaaaatattccaaacaaagaagtaaaaaatgagaaaatatcCCTCACTTGAAATAACTTTAGCATAActttacgttataatttctatagcccttttagcataacttttttcctcctaatgttctgagacacattcgagtatgtgtaacaaagcataatatccgatcacttgaaattaaataatataaaataaaattaatatttaataatattaaatagaataaaaatgtcaagcatacaaaaaatagtacaataaatgttacaaaaatattaagtacaaatctaaaaaagactaagtcccacaaggacgtcgtggtgcccaTGGTCGTTTGAACCTTCTCAgaaaggtcctcgccggctgctcctgctcctgctgtgatggctcctcccttaTATCAGTGGAGAAGGTCTGTTGgttatgctgctcaggaataactgatgctgtcggatcatctacggactgaatgacccgctcaaccctctcatctggatacacggatgggtctgaaaagaaagtatcatactcatgtggccaactggtacccagtGATGTCATCTggaggatgtaggaagaagaaggcgctgccatctgtggatcaaaaggtggtggcatctatgcatcatctaatgatgacatctgcgaaatatgcggtgatggcatatgtggaacatatggagacggcgtatatctcatatctggcgtatcgctgctccataccaaggcgtacagctatatggatcaacaccaattgcCACCAATGTTCcggaacttgttctctctatctcatgcaGTATCCGATACATGAAACTTGTTTCCGGAACTTTGTGTTGGCAATGCTCTCCCCATACCAATAACTTGCACTGTAATACTAAAAaacaagccatgtagtcatcggtatatgaaacagcctctcaaaatgggatcaccatgaacaatgtgatcttgaCGTGCATCCCAGATATGATATacgctgcatgtctgatacgtcagtcaatacgagctctacctcgtc from Elaeis guineensis isolate ETL-2024a chromosome 9, EG11, whole genome shotgun sequence includes these protein-coding regions:
- the LOC105034751 gene encoding uncharacterized protein, which translates into the protein MAYIPPHKRHSKDAEKPSPVPESLIPSFKRGLHLGSKPGGQGRRENANSSHNRSSKIIYAPHSISRWWLAGEGDLNPASFHLEPVSCEIIEKKFGGKPLALTVGADPPVGSADERLWASIAERILPDLLACAGSARNEIASENEEIKLSFVARFGKILFHGDPSDCLNSITNATAAKLDARNQVHKLFYTNVPNEYMEEIQRLVPTIGFDFESAKEHYHVKVFDKCRPDSTISCKCTTTKGGELEIYKIELNQVRHLVSDISCLYKDVDLRLMLSSKRIVKTLNDEESDGLGKLITSAIIDPDVKGGLRWPLGKEFVAERFNIVGVWHTEHKAYKNQTFKLKLRHADRFDHKTSMGEVADEVSLKLLGLSKHLRDGDLDISPPIEMVQEALKIIWDHFLSYNHSRC